The DNA sequence CTACTAAAACTCTATAGAGAAAGGCTTTACCAGTGATGAATGGAAAAAGAAGTGATTCAGCAACAACGAAAGGAATAAACGGAACCAGAAAAAGGCCTGCGTAAATAAGGTTCTTCAAGACTCTGTTCATAGACATGGCCACAATATTAGCATATATTTAGAAAATGAAAAAATGGCTTTATAGCCTGCTCCGAAAGAGCGAATCCTATACCAAGACTGATATGGTGTACCTCGCGGAGGGAGGGTTTTGGCTTACTGTAGGTCAAGCGGTAGCCTCTGGAGCCGCTCTCCTCATCTCCATCGCTTTTGCCAACTTATTACCACCAGAAACTTACGGTATCTATCGATATATCATTTCCATAGGAAGCCTCATCCTCATCACTACTTTGACCGGAGTAGACGCGGCTGTCACCCAGTCAGTCGCCAGAGGTTACGAAGGGGCCCTTCCTATCGGGGTAAAAATAAAAATGAAGTGGGGCTGTATCGGCACGCTTGTGGCTCTCGCCATAGGAGTGTACTACTTCTTGCAGGGTAACTCGACACTAGCTATTTCGTTTGGTGTGGTATCCCTTTTTATGCCGTTCTCAGAAAGCTTCGATGTTTACAATGCATTTCTAACTGGCAAGAAACTTTTCGGCATTCAAACTATTTATGGCATCATTAGGAAAATCGTCTATATCGTAGCAATAGTCGGCACCCTGTTTTTGACAGACAATGTTTATACTATTATTTCTGTCTACTTCCTTTCTCTAACTATACCCGCACTTATTTTTTTGTTCATCACTTACAAAAAATATAAGGCTAACGATAGTAGGGATACTGATATGGTATCTTTCGGCAAAAATCTAAGCATCGTCCATCTACTCAGCTTAGTGGCAATGGAGCTAGATAAGATTTTGGTATTTCAATATGTCGGAGCAGTAGACCTCGCTGTATATGCTCTGGCTATTGCCCCAGCAGATCAAATAAAGGGCTTATTTAAAAATGTAAACGCCTTAGCTATGCCCCAGTTTGCGCAAAGAAATGTGGAGGAGATAAAAGCAGCTATCCGGAAAAAATTGAAAATACTTTTTCTAGCAGTCAGTTCGATCGTTTTTGTCTACATCCTACTAGCTTCTCCATTTTTTGAGATATTTTTCCCGAAATATTTAGCTTCCGTTCCTTACTCGCAAGTTTTAGCCCTGTCTGTTATTCCAGTGGTAGTGACAGGACTCCTCTATACCATACTCGAAGCCCAGAAAGCCCAGAAAGAACTTTATCAACACAGCATATACAGCAATGTTCTAAACTTAGTTATATTATTTCCCCTAGTATATTACTTCGGCATTTGGGGAGCAGTAGGAGCTCGATTCGTTACCAGAGTATTTGCTCTTGGACTAACCACCTTTCTTGTGAGAAAGTTGCCAGAATAATAAGCTAAAAACTAGCGCATACGACTCATCCTGAACTGAATCCTGCGGATCAACTCTAATAGTGAATTAATTTGCTGTCTTATATTTTGTATCCTAAGTTCATTTGCGGCCGCAGGGGTAAGAGAGGCAAGCGCGACAGAGGGAGCCACCACCCTAGAACCACCCCCACCCCCTCCACCACCAGAAGAACCGCCACTTGAACTAGTACCATTAGTCACAGCAGTAGCTGAAGTCGAA is a window from the Candidatus Paceibacterota bacterium genome containing:
- a CDS encoding oligosaccharide flippase family protein; the protein is MKKWLYSLLRKSESYTKTDMVYLAEGGFWLTVGQAVASGAALLISIAFANLLPPETYGIYRYIISIGSLILITTLTGVDAAVTQSVARGYEGALPIGVKIKMKWGCIGTLVALAIGVYYFLQGNSTLAISFGVVSLFMPFSESFDVYNAFLTGKKLFGIQTIYGIIRKIVYIVAIVGTLFLTDNVYTIISVYFLSLTIPALIFLFITYKKYKANDSRDTDMVSFGKNLSIVHLLSLVAMELDKILVFQYVGAVDLAVYALAIAPADQIKGLFKNVNALAMPQFAQRNVEEIKAAIRKKLKILFLAVSSIVFVYILLASPFFEIFFPKYLASVPYSQVLALSVIPVVVTGLLYTILEAQKAQKELYQHSIYSNVLNLVILFPLVYYFGIWGAVGARFVTRVFALGLTTFLVRKLPE